In Humulus lupulus chromosome 6, drHumLupu1.1, whole genome shotgun sequence, a single genomic region encodes these proteins:
- the LOC133785093 gene encoding uncharacterized protein LOC133785093, which produces MKPWDAYTDFKEKKISSVPIWLQIHGLDLKYWGGRALFKIVGQIGSPLMMDSITQNRERLTYPRVLVEVDLHQDFPEVIPFTNEIHQEVIYTIKYEWIPISCGKCHGMGHYTDNCRKKEEVRKEWVVKKEAPQKRSLESQGQDKDIFVPVKNGRTVIKEVAKAPTTTNTFQILQETGECSSSE; this is translated from the coding sequence ATGAAACCGTGGGATGCTTATACAGACTTCAAGGAAAAGAAAATTAGCTCGGTGCCTATATGGTTGCAGATTCATGGACTAGACTTAAAGTACTGGGGGGGGAGAGCACTATTCAAGATAGTGGGGCAGATTGGGTCTCCTTTGATGATGGATTCAATTACTCAAAATAGAGAAAGGTTGACCTACCCTCGGGTTCTGGTGGAAGTGGATCTCCATCAAGATTTCCCTGAAGTGATTCCATTCACAAATGAAATACATCAGGAAGTTATATACACTATAAAATATGAATGGATTCCTATTTCTTGTGGGAAGTGTCATGGCATGGGACATTATACTGACAACTGTAGGAAGAAAGAAGAAGTTAGAAAAGAATGGGTTGTTAAGAAAGAAGCTCCACAGAAGCGTTCTTTGGAATCCCAAGGACAGGATAAGGACATTTTTGTGCCAGTCAAAAATGGCAGGACAGTGATTAAAGAGGTAGCAAAGGCACCAACAACAACAAACACGTTTCAGATACTTCAGGAGACAGGAGAATGTTCAAGTTCAGAATGA